One window of the Labeo rohita strain BAU-BD-2019 chromosome 9, IGBB_LRoh.1.0, whole genome shotgun sequence genome contains the following:
- the LOC127171032 gene encoding granzyme B-like: protein MLLSICLLLSFFSLSGGMESGVIGGKEANPHSRPYMASIQYKKAHKCGGMLIREDYVLTAAHCLNPNDYPDQDAEVVLGAHYINKVEKTQQRIPVMKFIRHPLFEQSNKQDYSYDIMLLKLTEKAKQNEYVNVMPLPKKNEKIPADVTCSIAGWGLKTPKGNQASDVLQEVRLKLQENSECEKLWQQHFNSERMICSVSDGKHAFCLGDSGSPLICNTKSQGIASYTVRDDCTNTVYPQVYVNISSFLPWIKENID, encoded by the exons ATGCTGCTCAGCATCTGTCTCCTGCTGTCCTTCTTCTCTCTGTCCG GTGGGATGGAGAGTGGTGTTATTGGAGGAAAAGAGGCTAATCCTCATTCCAGGCCATACATGGCATCTATTCAGTACAAAAAAGCGCACAAATGTGGAGGGATGCTGATCAGAGAGGATTATGTACTGACTGCGGCCCACTGTTTGAA tcCCAATGACTACCCTGATCAGGATGCTGAGGTTGTTCTGGGAGCTCACTATATTAATAAGGTGGAGAAGACCCAGCAGAGAATCCCAGTGATGAAATTCATCCGACATCCTTTATTTGAACAGAGCAACAAGCAGGACTACAGCTATGATATCATGTTACTAAAG CTGACAGAAAAAGCCAAGCAGAACGAATATGTGAATGTTATGCCTCTTCctaagaaaaatgaaaaaataccaGCTGATGTTACCTGCTCCATTGCTGGTTGGGGATTGAAAACCCCAAAAGGAAACCAGGCATCAGATGTGTTGCAGGAAGTCAGGCTTAAACTGCAGGAGAATTCAGAATGTGAAAAACTGTGGCAGCAGCATTTCAACTCTGAGAGAATGATCTGCAGTGTTTCAGATggaaaacatgctttttgtctg GGGGATTCAGGAAGTCCTCTGATCTGCAATACTAAATCACAAGGAATTGCTTCATATACTGTTCGTGATGACTGTACAAATACAGTATATCCTCAAGTTTATGTTAATATCTCATCCTTTCTCCCCTGGATTAAAGAGAACATTGATTAA
- the ercc1 gene encoding DNA excision repair protein ERCC-1 encodes MEKKRFNINLDDSAFTKERSPVTSLFKAKDGQVETSSAQSAPPAPGQPLSYAEFVVQTKNRALQGAAHGPEKQSRNDAAGQSSVNTAGSRSVSTSSTDSGKPETEQQAPAKVSTEDQTKEEGQSSESCIVPPHLLGSGNSIIVSPRQRGNPILKFVRNVPWEFGEIVPDYVLGRTTCALFLSVRYHNLNPNYIHERLKQLGQSFTLRVLLVQVDVKDPHHALKELARICIMADCTLILAWSPEEAGRYLETYKSYEKKPADILKEQVEKNYLSQVTDCLTTVKSVNKTDAMTLLSTFSSLEGIITASKEELVLCPGLGPQKARRLYDVLHQPFIKTKKKES; translated from the exons GTGACATCTTTGTTCAAGGCCAAAGATGGTCAAGTAGAGACGTCATCTGCTCAGAGTGCTCCTCCAGCTCCTGGTCAACCACTGTCCTATGCAGAGTTTGTTGTTCAGACCAAAAACAGGGCGCTTCAGGGAGCTGCCCATGGACCAGAGAAACAAAGTAGGAACGATGCTGCAGGGCAAAGCAGTGTAAACACAGCTGGTAGCCGATCAGTTAGTACGTCCTCCACAGATTCTGGAAAACCTGAGACTGAGCAGCAGGCGCCAGCAAAAGTATCAACAGAAGATCAAACAAAAGAGGAAGGTCAGAGTTCGGAGAGTTGTATCGTTCCTCCTCATCTTTTAGGATCCGGAAATAGTATTATTGTCAGTCCTCGACAG AGAGGCAACCCCATCCTAAAGTTTGTGAGAAATGTTCCTTGGGAGTTTGGAGAAATTGTGCCTGACTATGTTTTGGGGAGGACAACCTGTGCTCTTTTTCTCAG TGTGCGTTACCATAATTTGAACCCAAACTACATCCATGAGCGTCTGAAACAGCTGGGACAGAGTTTCACTCTCAGAGTGTTGCTCGTCCAGGTTGATGTG AAAGACCCTCATCATGCACTGAAAGAGCTTGCTCGAATATGCATCATGGCTGACTGTACCCTCATTTTGGCCTGGAG TCCTGAAGAAGCAGGCCGTTACCTTGAGACATACAAATCCTATGAGAAGAAACCTGCAGATATTCTGAAAGAACAAGTGGAGAAAAATTACCTGTCCCAG GTTACAGATTGTTTAACCACAGTAAAGTCTGTTAATAAGACAGATGCCATGACTCTCCTGTCTACTTTTTCT TCTTTGGAGGGCATCATTACAGCCTCTAAGGAAGAACTAGTTTTGTGTCCTGGACTTGGTCCGCAAAAG GCAAGAAGGCTTTATGATGTACTACACCAGCCTTTCATAAAGACCAAGAAGAAGGAAAGCTGA